The Monodelphis domestica isolate mMonDom1 chromosome 5, mMonDom1.pri, whole genome shotgun sequence DNA segment tccttttctgttataatagTCAATCTGTGGGTGGGGTGATACCTCAAAATTgcttaatttgcattcctctgacTAGTATTGactatagagaactttaattaaTTTGTGTGAGATCTGCCTGTTCCTCTCCTTTGGCcacttatcaattgaggaatgacataatctttttttttaatttcttttttttaataataattgatcatttccaagcattattcattaaagacatagatcattttcttttcctcccccccaccccccatagccgacgagtgattccactgggtgtcacatgttttcttgatttgaacccattgtcatattgtcaatatttgcattagagtgttcatttagagtctctcctctgtcatgtcccctcaactgctgtattcaggcagttgcttttcctcggtgtttccactcccatagtttatcctttgcttatgaatggtgttttttctcctggatccctgcaagttgttcagggtcactgcattgcccctaatggagaagtccattacgttcgattataccacagtgtatcagtctctgtgtacaatgttctcctggttctgctcctctcactctgcatcacttcctggaggtcataccagttcccatggaattcctccagttcatcattcctttgagcacaatagtattccatcaccaacatataccacagtgtgttcagccattccccaactgatgggcatcccctcattttccagtttttggccaccacaaagagtgcagctataaatattcttgtacaagtctttttccttattatctctttggggtacaaacccagcagtgctatggctggatcaaagggcagacagtcttttagcgccctttgggcataggggAACACGTTCACAGTTCCATTGTCTGGGTATAGTGAATCTGTCTTTCCTCAGCCCCTCCAGCATTAAGTATCCCCCTTTTCTGGTGCTTCTTTGTGGATTTGCTGGTTATTTAGCCAGAGTGTGACTTGTGACTTCAGACCTCTCCCTTTGCTGCTCACCACTGGCAGCTCCTCATGGATGGACTCACTCTATGCTGAATATCCCCATATAGGGTTTTGGGGACACTTGGTTAGGTCTTGGGGGAGCCAAGGTtggtgtgtttttatttttttgaacccttacttttGGGCTTAGTgtccattttaagacagaagggcagtgaGTGGCTCAGCAAATGGAGttgagtcacttgcccaaggacatataagtcggaagtgtctaaggtcagatttgaacccaggtcctcccaactccaggcctggcactttatctcctgagctactcagctgtccTAGTGTGTTTGTTAAAAACAGGTGCAATTTTGGGGGAAATCATGTCATGAATTGACTTGAGCACTTGGCACCAGGAAGGTGAGGAGCCGCCCGCCTGGTGTTTCTGGGAGGTCCCCTCagggctgccccccccccaagtacaTCATGTGTAAAttgaaacttaattttaaaagctGAGCAAACCCTGCATCTTCCTCCTTGCTTCCTTCATGTCTCTCCGGGGAAATTAAAGACTGTCTGTGATAACCACTCCCAGGTGTTCCGGGAGGCATAGCCTGGAGTTCTGGGGGGAAGCTGTGCCTGGGGCGCTGAGCAGGCCCCTGGGAGGGAGGACTGTCAGCTTCTCGGGCCCCTTCAGCGGTCCGGGTCCTTGAGAGTGGCCCAGCGGGAACAGGCCTGCTCGTCTGTGTCTGGAGCGGCCCGTTTCTTCACTCGCACAATCTGGCTAGGGAGCCAAATGCCTGCTCTCTGCACCCCTGAGCCTTTCTGCTTGTTAGGGGAGGCATTTTCCAGTGTGTGAATCACACAGATTGCTGTTGGCAAAACTTTTTTAAACTtctcactttaaaaaatcttcactGTAACTTTTAGATTTACACAATCTTAGGAGCCTGGAATGGAGGGCGGGgggagttcagatccagcctaaAAGAcagtcactagctgtgtgaccctgggcaagtcacttctccttgtttgcctccgtttccttacctataaaatagcTGGAGAAGGCAGTGgtcaaccactccaggatctttgctgagaaaacccccaTGGACTTAGGGTCTGTAGGGTCACAGAGTCGGACACGGCTGACCCCCAGAGCCCTTTAGCCCCATTTGGCCCGAGGAAGAAGAGGAGGCCCGCTGAGCTGAGGGATTTGCCCGAGGCCCCAGGGTAGGATCACAGCACAATCTGGATGGAGAGCTGGAGAGACGGGCCCAgggagctccgagggcttccCCTGGTTTGGCCGGGCCGTCCTGAAGTGTTGACCTGCTTCGGGGTCTTTGAGTTCCGCGGCAACGCTCACCGGGCTCGCCCAGGCCTGGGCCCTTCTTCCTCTTTGCCCGTGATGGAGTTGAGGAGAACCGAGCGGAAACGGCCCCGAGTGTGGTCGGCGCGTGGTCAGTGAGTGCCGGGGCGCTTCGGCCTGGCCTGGAAGATGCCCACCAGGGAACTTCCAGACGCTCGCTCGGCCCCTGCCCGGTCAGCGCCTGCCGTGTCCCCGGGGAAGGGGCGATGCAGCTGCTCTTTTTCCCGGACCCAGGGGTGCCGGGCTCTGCCGGGCGGGGGCCCAGCAGGAATCGAGGCGCAGCTCTGAGCCGACGTTCCAGGCTCTCGGGTGCCGGGGAGCCCGGGGGGACGAGGTTTCCGGAGAGAACGAACAGCTTTTGGGGAAGTTAAAGGAGGGAGAGCCCTGCGTGGCGCCTGGTTCCGAGGCCCCCGGAGCCTCGGTACGGAGTCGGGGTCACGCCGAGGGCTGTGCCCGAGTGAAAGAGGAGAAAACTTCTCAGGGGCTCGTCACCCGCCCAGAGCGGCGTGCCCCGGGCGCTGCCAGTGCCCTTCCCCTAAGGCTGAGGGAGCGATGATGTCCATGCGGGACGTGGGAGGCTGGTGCTCTTAGGACCCCCACTTTACAGAcggggaaaccgaggcaggcagACCTGACGCAGCGGCGACTTCATTTCCCCCTCGCCGGTGTCCTCGGTGGCCACACTGAGCCTGGCCTCCGTCCCTCCCGTTCGCAGAGATGCTCCAGTTCGTCAGCAGCCAGGTGGGAGAGTTTCCGGACATCTTCTCCGACCAGCTTTGTGGCAGCGCTTTCCCAGGAGGCAGCGGGAACGGTCACGGCGGCAGTGCCAGCGGCGGGGGCCCCTCGGAGAGCCCCGCATCGAGGCCCTACAGCCAGGCGGCCCCGGCGGCGGCGGGAGGGTCGGCCGGGTCGGCGGGGTCCTTCCCCCAGACTCCAGCCGGGCCCATCAAAGCCCCCTCGGGCCCGGCGTCCACCCCTCCTCGGCCCGCGCCCCTGCTCCAGCCCCGCCTGCAGCCCCAGCCGCAGCCCCCGCCGCAGCTGCAGCAACAGACCGTGATGATCACCCCCACCTTCAGCACGGCCCCCCCGACCAGGATCATCCAGCAGCCCCTGCTCTACCAGAACGCGGCCACCAGCTTCCAAGGTAGTGGAGAGGGCAGGCCGGGCCATCCTGCCGAGCGCCACAAAGGGGGGGCCGGGAGGGGGCCCCGGGGGTCTTCGTGCTGCCCCCCCACTGCCCCTTGTGGGCGGGGAGCCCTGGAGCGCCCCCACCCCGACGTCTGGTCTCTGCTCTCTCCCCCAGTCCTCCAGCCTCAAGTGCCGAGCCTGGTGACCTCTTCCCAGGTGCAGCCGGTCACCATCCAGCAGCAGGTGCAGACGGTGCAGGCCCAGCGCGTGCTGACCCAGGCCGCCAACGGCACCCTGCAGACCCTGGCGCCGGCCACCGTGCAGACGGTCGCCGCCCCGCAGGTCCAGCAGGTTCCGGTAGGTGCCGGGGGGGCGCTCCGAGGGGCCCGAGTGCGAGGGCTGCGCGGCGGGCGGCGTCAGCCGGGTGCGGCGCCCCCTCCTCGGCCCAGCGTCCTTCGTTGTCCCCCTCGCAGGTGCTGGTGCAGCCTCAGATCATCAAGACAGACTCGCTCGTCCTGACCACGCTCAAGACCGACGGCAGCCCCGTCGTGGCGGCCGTGCAGAACCCGGCCCTCACGGCCCTCGCGGCGCCCATTCAGACCGCGGCCCTCCAGGTCCCCGTAAGTGCTCCCCCTCGCCCCCCCCCGGCTCCTCCCCCGCGGGGCCTCACCCAAGCTCCTTGTGCTGCAGACCCTGGTCAGCGGCGGCAGCGGGACCATCCTCACCACCATGCCCGTGATGGTGGGGCAGGAAAAGGTGCCCATCAAGCAGGTGCCCGGGAGCGCCAAGCAGCCGGAGCCCCccaaggaaggggagagaaggaccACCCACAACATCATCGAGAAGCGCTACCGCTCCTCCATCAACGACAAGATCATCGAGCTCAAAGACCTGGTCATGGGGACCGACGCCAAGGTGCGCTGGGGGCGGGGCCTGGGGGCGGGCCTGGGGGCGGGGCAGCTCCCTCTCCTCTGAGCCCACCCTCGCTGCCCCCGGCCTGCAGCAGCATCCCTCTGTCTGCCCTCACTGCAGATGCACAAGTCTGGAGTGCTGAGGAAGGCCATTGATTACATCAAGTACCTGCAGCAAGCCAATCACAAACTTCGGCAAGAGAACATGGTGCTGAAGCTGGCCAGCCAGAAGACCAGTACGTGAGCCAGGGGGCCGGGCTAGAGGGGGGGGTCACTCAGAAGAGCCCCCCCCAGGGCTGTCCCAAGAGAGGCTTctgagctggggggagggggggggaccAGGCTGGAAAGGGGGGTCACTCAGAAGAGGCCCCCCCCCGAGGCTGTCCCAGGAGAGGCTTCTGAGCCGGGGGGCCGGGCTAGAGAGGGGGGTCACTCAGAAGAGGCCCCCTGAGGACTGTCCCAGGAGAGGCTTCCGAGCCAGGGGGCCGGGCTGGATGGTCCCTTTGCCAGCCCACATGTTGAGCCACAAGAAATGGGATTCTGAGAAGGAAGGGCCCGTAGATGTACCAGGTGGCAGATGGGGAGGCCGCGAGGCCGAGCTGACCAAGAAGCCTGGCCCTGGGGAGGAAGGGGGACACCGTGCAGCTTTGGCTCATCCAGAGCCTCGTCATCAAGCCATTTTGCTTGGCcccagaaagggggagagaggttTGGGGGGCCGCCGGGAGAGGGAGAGCTTCCTCCCCACACAGCGCCCCCGAGCACTTTCCCTGGCCTGGGGAGCACGTGTGTGGGCTGATTCGGGGGGCTTCACTGGCCCCATCTGCTTCTCCCTGCAGAGCTTCTGAAGGGCATCGATCTGGGCAGCCTGGTGGACGCCGATTTGGACATGAAGATGGACGACTTCAACCAGAACGTGCTGTTGATGTCTCCCCCGGCCTCGGACTCGGGCTCCCAAGCAGGCTTCTCGCCGTACTCCATCGATTCGGAGCCAGGGAGCCCCTTGTTGGACGACGCGAAGGTAAGACGAGTCTACTTGGAGCGTCCGAGGGAGGAAGCGGCCGCTCAAGGGCCGGAGCCTGCGCTAAGGGTCTGGGCACACAGACAGGCAGAAACATGGCCCCGTCCTCGGGGAGCCCGCTTTCCGTCGGGGCAGATTCCCCGCCAACGACGGTCTGTACGGCACAGAGGCAGGCTGGGAAGGGGGGCCTCAGCCTTCAGGGACTCCCGGGAGGCCGGAGACGCAGAGGCTCCCGGTGTGCACCGTCGAGCGCTGGAGGGCTCGAAGAGTGGCTGGTCGGGGGTGGGGGGCGACGGACGGGGAGCTGAAGGCGCACATGTCGTGAGGACTTGGCTCAGAGGCTCCTCGGCGGCCGAGCCCGAGAAGTGGGGGGGCTCTCGCAGCAGCCGACGGACGGTCCAGGCCTTCAGGCGTGCTCCCGCGAGTGGAGCGGTGTGGCAGCTTCAGGGGGTGCCGGCCCTTCTCTGAGAGGAGCGAGGGCTGCCCTGCCATTGGCCGCATCCGCCCCTCCGGGGGGCCACGGTCTCCGGGCCCTGCCAGTTGGCTTCTCCGTCTCCGTGAAGCGTCAGCCAGGGAAAGCAGGGACGTGGCAGCCGCCCGGGGGAAGCTGGAGGGGCGCCGTTGTGCCCGTCTGTCTTTCCGGTCTCTTTCTCGGGGATGGGTCTCTGGGGGATCGGCAGTAGGCTCTGAGAGCATTGAAACCCAGGCCAGAGGCAAGGAACAGGGCCCGCGTTGAGGCTGGCTGAGCTGGCTGTCTTTTGTGGGGCTCAGGGGGCGCCCCAGGGCCTCCAGCTACATTGCAGTCACGGCAGCCAAGCACCATTTCAAGCTTCAGTTTCCCTTCGGAACGTTCCTTTGAGGTCGCGCAGGGAAATCTCGCTGAAGAAACTGTGGCCTGGGGAGCTTGGAGCCTGAAAAGATGCCTTGGTGGCGTTTGCCAACGGGGCTCCGAGTTGCTCCCCCAAGGATTCTGGGGAACGAGGACAGATTTGTCGAGTGTCTCATGGCTGGAACACTGAAAACTCCTCCGAGTGGCTCAGCTTCAGCTCCCTCCCAGAGGCCTCTTGGCCAgccccatctccctccctttgGTCTCTCCGAGAGCACAATGACGAAGGCCGAACCCTGCTCCTCGGCCCTGACCTAGCCCCAGGGTGACCCAGCTTGGCAGGACGGGTGTGGAAGGGCTCTGGCTCGGCCCTAGGCGATGGGGATTCAGGAAGATGATCTGTGAAGGCCTAGCTAGCTGGTGGCCTGCGGCCGTGGAGCGGGCCTGGAGGGGTGAGGCACAAAGGGCTCTCGGGGCCGTGACTGTCACCAAATCAGCCCTGCTGTCCTCCTTCAAAAGCGCCGCCCAGGGGAcggagagccgggcctagagacgGCAGGGCCGGCTTCCAGGGAGGCCTcgcacacttcccagctgggtgaccctggccaagtcacttcagcccactgcccagccctgaccATTCCCTTGGAACGGCCCAGAGCACTGATTCTCAGGTGGAAGGAAGGCGAGGGCTTCAAGAAAGCCCAGCCCCCGTTTAGTTAGCTCTTTAGGCTACCCTCCCACCCAAGCCTGTTGGGTCGTGGCAGCCCAAGAACAGTTACTCCCATTTCACATGGGAGGACGGAGGCCCTGGGATGGCTCTCTTCTCACTAAGTGGAGGCAAGGAGGCCCCAAGAGAGGTCCCGGGGCAGCGGGCAGCTCGCTGGTCAGGgccccaggcctggagacagaactcgcattcagatctggcctcagacacttcctggtcgCATGGCGGCCCttcctgctctcctgccttggcgtccgttctgagacagaaggggaggggtggccggctggctcagtggatagagagctgcgTAGAGGGAGTGGAGGCCGAGGGAGGCCGGCAGAGGCTCGGACGTCCCCCTGGAGCAGTCGCCATGGCTGCGTACGGGCCGGTCCGATTGCGTCCTAGACTGCGCGCAGGCTGGATCCCGAGGGACAGGGCCGTCGGGCTTGCCGGTCGCCAGCCCGGGGCCGTGGAGCCCGAGCTGTGGCTAGAGGGAAAGCCGAGGGCCCGCCCCGGTCCGGGGCTCTGCCACGCCGCTGGGCAGAGACCTTTGAGGGTCCCTCGGCCGGCAGGGAGGCCGCATCAGTCGAGGCCCTGCGCTGGCCGGGTGAGAAGACGGGACTCCTGGGAAAGGGGCAGAGGGTGAGGCGGCCGCGGTTCACGGAAGCCAGAAGGGCGCGTGGACAGCCTGAGCCGCAGCAGGAGGGACAGAAGGGCGCCACGGAGACTCCGGGTGGCTCCCAAGGGGCCGATCTGGCCTTGACGGCCTCCCTGTCTGCGTCCAAGGTCAAGGACGAGCCCGACTCCCCTCCGGTGGCGCTGGGCATGGTGGACCGCTCCCGGATCCTGCTGTGCGCCCTCACCTGCCTGTGCCTCTCCTTCAACCCCCTGACGTCCCTGCTGCAGTGGGGGGGAGCCCACGACGCGGGCCCGCAGCCAGCGGGGGGCTCCGGCCGCAGCATCCTTTCCTTGGACTCAGGTGTGTCCCTGCTTCAGGGAAGGTCCTGTGGGGGTCCCCGGTGGGGGCACGTCCCCGGCGCCATTTTCCCCCCTCGGCTCGCCCCTTCTTGTGGGCTCAGGGCACCCCGAGAATCTCCCAACAGTGAGACGGTGCCCCGGGCAGCCACCTTCCTCCTCTGGGGGGGCGGCCCGGCTCGTGCCTTCCGCCAGCCCTTCCAGCCCTCGAGCGAGGCTGCCGCCTGGCTTTGGCTCGGCCTCAGCCGGCCGCTCCTCGTCCCGAGTCGAGCCCTTTGTCCTCCCAGGGGCCGGCGGCTGGTTCGACTGGATGTTCCCGACCCTCCTCCTGTGGTTCCTAAACGGGCTCATCGTCCTGAGTGTCTTCATCAAGCTTCTGGTCCACGGGGAGCCCGTCATCCGGCTGCACTCGCGCACCTCCGTCACGTTTTGGCGCCACCGCAAGCAGGCCGACCTGGACCTGGCCAAGGTGCGTCCTACCCCCCCTCCTGGCCCTCCTCCGGCTCTGCGGCCTGCCAGCGTGGGATGGGGGCTCCCGTGACGGGCACCACGGCTTTGGGCCTGGAGGCTGCAGAGCcgccctccctccttccctccctcccggTTCTGGATCAGGAAACAGGCCCAGATTTGggaaagggacttgtccagggtcatgccgctgggaagggtctgaagcaggatttgaacccagatcttcccgaTTCCAACCCAGCACCTCGGAGCTCATGCTGAACAATTGTCAGGGCCATCCGCCCGCCACGTAGGCTGGCTGGCTTTCAGGGTTTTTCAGGGctttgcccttctctgtgctgaGTTTCACGGTGTTGGTTTCTGGTTGGCCCTTTCCTTCCATTCGTTCCTTTGCATGTGGGGCGTCATTCCGTCATCTGTGGGCCTGGAACAGTGGGGGGCCCATCCCCCGGCCCGTCAGCAGGCATTGCTTAGCGCCCCTCGTGCTCCTCCCCCGGCCGCCACGGAACCTGGCCGGCTCTTCTCGCCTCCCCCTTCAGGGCGACTTCGCCGCCGCGGCCTCCAACCTGCGGACGTGCCTGTCCGTCTTGGGCCGCGCGCTGCCCGCCTCGCCCCTGGACCTGGCCTGCGGCCTCTCCTGGAACGTGATCCGCTACAGCCTGCAGAAGCTGCGGCTGGTGCGCTGGCTGCTCAAGAAGGGCTCGCAGCGGCGGCGCCGGGCAGCCCCGGCCGCCAGGGGCTCCGAGGACGAGGCCAAGACCAGCGCCCGCGATGCCGCCCTGGCctaccacaagctgcaccagctGCACATCACAGGTCAGGCGCCCGGCGGGGCTctggggagggggcggggcagCGCCGGCCGGCCGGCCCGAGCAGCTGTGTCCTCCCTGCAGGCAAGCTCCCCGCCGGCTCGGCCTGCTCCGACCTGCACATGGCTCTGTGCGCCGTGAACCTGGCCGAGTGTGCCGAGGAGAAGATCCCCCCCAGCACGCGGGCAGAGATCCACCTCACGGCCGCCGTGGGGCTCAAGACCCGCTGCGGAGGCAAGCTGGGCTTCTTGGCGGTGAGTGCCCCCGCCGGCCATTTGGCCTGACCCTGGAAGAGCCGAGTTCCGATCCAGCCTCAGACCTCAGCAGTAGACCAGAGCAGACGTTCTCCGTGAAGAgctctgccccccctccccctccaagcACCCCATCGTAGCCGGCAGCTCTCCCTCGTTCGGGCCCACGAGCCCGCGGGAGCCGGCAGCTCTCCCTCGTTCGGGCCCGCGGGAGCCGGCAGCTCTCCCTCGTTCGGGCCCGGGGGAGCCGGCAGCTCTCCCTCATTCGGGCCCGCGGGCCCGGGGGAGCCAGCAGCGGCCCCTGGGGCTCTGGGCCGTCCACACCGACAGACCCCCAGAGCCCTCGTGCCCCTCCTCCACAGAGCTACTTCCTGAGCCGAGCCCAGAGCTTGTGTGGCCCCGAGAGGAGTGCCGTCCCCGACTCCCTGCGCTGGCTGTGCCACCCCCTGGGCCAGAAGTTCTTTGTGGAGCGCAGCTGGTCCGTGACGTCAGCCACCAAGGAGAGCCTGTTCTGTGCCCCCCGGAACCCAGGTGGGCGGGGGGGCTGGCGGGGAGGCCTTCTCGGCGCCATTGGCTGTCCTGGCCCAAACCCTTCGTGGTTGGCTCTGCTCTGCTCCCTGGCCATAAGGACCGGGCAGGCTGCCGGCCAGTCCCGCCTCCTCCGTCGCTTCCCCACTGACCACTGTCCCGGGCCTGGCGGAGACCCCTCTGCTCTTCCCTCGGGCCCCCACACCGTTGGGGGCTCCCCTCACAGGGCCCCTGTCCCTGCCCCTTACGGTGTGGAGCTttgtgggggaggaggaggctgCGAGGCTTGGAAGGCTGCTGACTCAGCCTCCACCCGCTCTCCCTCTCCAGCCGATCCCATCGCCCAGGTGCACCAGGCCTTCTGCAAGCACCTGCTGGAGCGAGCCACGGGCGCCCTGGTGAAGCCGCAGGCTGAGAAGGGCCGAGTGGAGCAGCAGGAGGAGACCTGGTACGGCGGCCCGGCCCGGCCTTCCTGCTCCCCACGGGGCAGTCGGGGAGCCTTCTCTGGCCCTCTGCAGCTGCCACTTCCCCTGGGAGGGGCTGGTCCAGGGCGTGCCGGGGAGGGGTGCCGGGGCGCGCGAGTCAGCTCACTTCCTGCCTTGTCCTCAGCGAGCTCTCCGGAGCCCTGGAGTACCTGAAGTTGCTGAACTCCTTGGTGGACTCTGTGGGAGTCGTGGCTCCGCCCGTCACAGGCGGCTCCGTGCTCAAGTCGGCCCTCGGTGAGCCTCTCCGGGGGGAGGCCCCGGgccggggagggagggaggcggcACCCCCTGCATTGACGGCCTCTTCGTCGGTCCCTTAGCGTCCTCCGGCCACCGCTTGTGCCCATTGTGTCGCTCTTCGCCGGACGGTGATGCGACTGGGCGTCAGGAACTGACCGCCGGGTGCCTTCTGCTCCCCTTCTAGGGCCAGACGTCATCTGCAGGTGGTGGACGTGCGCGGTCTGGATGGCCGTCGGCTGGCTCCAGGGCGATGATGCCATCGTGCGGTCACGCTTCACCGAGGTCGAGAGGCTCCCCAAGTCCCTGGAGATGGCAGAGTGCGTGCGCCTCTCCCTCCTCGGGGTGCGGGGAGCGggctgtctgggggggggggggcctcggCGAGTCCAGGGGCTGGAGTGTCGGCCCTCCATGCCAGGGGCTGCACGCGTGAGGCGATGAGCTGAAGCCCTCCAAAGTGTGTGGCTCACCAGCGCCTCCTTCGGAGGAGACCCAACATTGTCGGGAGCAGCCGGTAGTTCTGGCGCCCCAGGAAGGAGTGGACCCTCGGCCGCTCTCTGGCCGGGCTTTAGAGGCTGCCAGCCAAGCCGGCAGCGTGCATGGCATCCAGCCAACGTGTGCCCGAGAGTGGAAGGAGGGTAGGCGGGCCGTCTTGGGtcgggggagggaaaagagggccaaaggggggagaagggaggcgCTGGGGGTGGGGCTGTCCACTCCTCCTGGGCTCCTGCCCAGGACAGCCAAGAGGCGCCCGAGAGGGAGCCCAGGAGGAGAGCACCCCGGGAGCCCAAATGAACCAGCACCTGCTGACCTCTGGCCACTGGGTGGAGCCATGGTCCCCTTCGAACACCCTGGGAAGCTATCACAGCGCCATCGCCGGCCTGTATGTTGGAACTGTGTTCGAATCCTGGTTCTGCCTCTGCGCCCTCATCCACAAGATGCTGGGGCGACACCCATGCCTGGCCCCGTGCCCAGCCCCACATGGCTTCACGGATGACTTCCGAAGGGCAGTCCTATAACCCAGCAGAGCTGACTGGTTCCTGGGGACCATCTTAGACATCGAACAGGGAGGGCGTTGGGCGCTGCTGGAGCACCTGAAGGGGCCCAGGCGGGGCCTCGACCTGCACTGAAACCTCTGGAGCATGAAGGGAGCGCGGAGCACATCGGGTCCACCCTGGGCCTGCTGGGGCTCCTCTGCTGGACCAGAGGCCAGATAAACCCAGAGAGCGCACCCTGCTGGCTGCATGAGATTTATGGGAGCCAGAGTTCCCCCTGTGACGGCCGCCCCAACTAGC contains these protein-coding regions:
- the SREBF2 gene encoding sterol regulatory element-binding protein 2 isoform X1, producing METSGELGAMETMDTLTELGDELTLGDIDEMLQFVSSQVGEFPDIFSDQLCGSAFPGGSGNGHGGSASGGGPSESPASRPYSQAAPAAAGGSAGSAGSFPQTPAGPIKAPSGPASTPPRPAPLLQPRLQPQPQPPPQLQQQTVMITPTFSTAPPTRIIQQPLLYQNAATSFQVLQPQVPSLVTSSQVQPVTIQQQVQTVQAQRVLTQAANGTLQTLAPATVQTVAAPQVQQVPVLVQPQIIKTDSLVLTTLKTDGSPVVAAVQNPALTALAAPIQTAALQVPTLVSGGSGTILTTMPVMVGQEKVPIKQVPGSAKQPEPPKEGERRTTHNIIEKRYRSSINDKIIELKDLVMGTDAKMHKSGVLRKAIDYIKYLQQANHKLRQENMVLKLASQKTKLLKGIDLGSLVDADLDMKMDDFNQNVLLMSPPASDSGSQAGFSPYSIDSEPGSPLLDDAKVKDEPDSPPVALGMVDRSRILLCALTCLCLSFNPLTSLLQWGGAHDAGPQPAGGSGRSILSLDSGAGGWFDWMFPTLLLWFLNGLIVLSVFIKLLVHGEPVIRLHSRTSVTFWRHRKQADLDLAKGDFAAAASNLRTCLSVLGRALPASPLDLACGLSWNVIRYSLQKLRLVRWLLKKGSQRRRRAAPAARGSEDEAKTSARDAALAYHKLHQLHITGKLPAGSACSDLHMALCAVNLAECAEEKIPPSTRAEIHLTAAVGLKTRCGGKLGFLASYFLSRAQSLCGPERSAVPDSLRWLCHPLGQKFFVERSWSVTSATKESLFCAPRNPADPIAQVHQAFCKHLLERATGALVKPQAEKGRVEQQEETCELSGALEYLKLLNSLVDSVGVVAPPVTGGSVLKSALGPDVICRWWTCAVWMAVGWLQGDDAIVRSRFTEVERLPKSLEMAENPLVKAVFHICRAMHASLSGKAEAQQTSFGHCERASGHLWGSLNVSGTASDAGLTHVVQLLACDLLLSLRTVLWQKQAGSSPAPGDTCHASAPELAGFQRDLGSLRRLAHSFRPAYRKVFLHEATVRLMAGASPTRTHQLLEHSLRRRSAQTPKHGESGGQSLPARPRGHRCGGSLGPSLPAGEADALPGQRERAAAILLACRHLPLSFLSSPGQRAVLLAEAARTLEKVGDKRSCSDCQQMIVKLSGGTAIAAS
- the SREBF2 gene encoding sterol regulatory element-binding protein 2 isoform X2, which produces METSGELGAMETMDTLTELGDELTLGDIDEMLQFVSSQVGEFPDIFSDQLCGSAFPGGSGNGHGGSASGGGPSESPASRPYSQAAPAAAGGSAGSAGSFPQTPAGPIKAPSGPASTPPRPAPLLQPRLQPQPQPPPQLQQQTVMITPTFSTAPPTRIIQQPLLYQNAATSFQVLQPQVPSLVTSSQVQPVTIQQQVQTVQAQRVLTQAANGTLQTLAPATVQTVAAPQVQQVPVLVQPQIIKTDSLVLTTLKTDGSPVVAAVQNPALTALAAPIQTAALQVPTLVSGGSGTILTTMPVMVGQEKVPIKQVPGSAKQPEPPKEGERRTTHNIIEKRYRSSINDKIIELKDLVMGTDAKMHKSGVLRKAIDYIKYLQQANHKLRQENMVLKLASQKTKLLKGIDLGSLVDADLDMKMDDFNQNVLLMSPPASDSGSQAGFSPYSIDSEPGSPLLDDAKVKDEPDSPPVALGMVDRSRILLCALTCLCLSFNPLTSLLQWGGAHDAGPQPAGGSGRSILSLDSGAGGWFDWMFPTLLLWFLNGLIVLSVFIKLLVHGEPVIRLHSRTSVTFWRHRKQADLDLAKGDFAAAASNLRTCLSVLGRALPASPLDLACGLSWNVIRYSLQKLRLVRWLLKKGSQRRRRAAPAARGSEDEAKTSARDAALAYHKLHQLHITGKLPAGSACSDLHMALCAVNLAECAEEKIPPSTRAEIHLTAAVGLKTRCGGKLGFLASYFLSRAQSLCGPERSAVPDSLRWLCHPLGQKFFVERSWSVTSATKESLFCAPRNPADPIAQVHQAFCKHLLERATGALVKPQAEKGRVEQQEETCELSGALEYLKLLNSLVDSVGVVAPPVTGGSVLKSALGPDVICRWWTCAVWMAVGWLQGDDAIVRSRFTEVERLPKSLEMAENPLVKAVFHICRAMHASLSGKAEAQQTSFGHCERASGHLWGSLNVSGTASDAGLTHVVQLLACDLLLSLRTVLWQKQAGSSPAPGDTCHASAPELAGFQRDLGSLRRLAHSFRPAYRKVFLHEATVRLMAGASPTRTHQLLEHSLRRRSAQTPKHGEADALPGQRERAAAILLACRHLPLSFLSSPGQRAVLLAEAARTLEKVGDKRSCSDCQQMIVKLSGGTAIAAS